CTCGACCAGTCCTTCGTGGGGCGGACCTATCCGCCCACCCCGCCTTACGAGGTCGGCCGGGAAAAGATCCGGGAGTTCGCCGAGGCGGTGGGTGACACCAACCCCGCGTACACCGACCAGGAGGCCGCCAAGGCGCTCGGCCACGCCGATGTGATCGCTCCGCCGACTTTCGCCTTCGCGATCACTTTCAAGGCTGCGGAACAGGTTATCCAGGATCCGCACTTGGGACTGGACTACAGCCGCGTGGTGCACGGCGACCAGAAGTTCGCGTACACGCGGCCGGTGCGGGCCGGGGACCGGCTGACGGTCACCTCGACCATCGAGGCCATCAAGTCCCTTGCCGGCAACGACATCGTGGATATCCGCGGTGAGGTGCGCGACGAGTCGGGCGAGCATGTCGTGACCGCGTGGACCAAGCTGGTGGCGCGCGGCGCCGAGGAGGCGTGATGACGGCGAAGATCTCTTACGCGGACGTCGAGGTCGGCACCGAGCTGCCGGCGCAGAACTTTCCCGTGACGCGCGCCACACTGGTGCAGTACGCGGGCGCCTCCGGGGACTTCAACCCGAT
This portion of the Streptomyces sp. NBC_01750 genome encodes:
- a CDS encoding MaoC family dehydratase N-terminal domain-containing protein, producing MALDQSFVGRTYPPTPPYEVGREKIREFAEAVGDTNPAYTDQEAAKALGHADVIAPPTFAFAITFKAAEQVIQDPHLGLDYSRVVHGDQKFAYTRPVRAGDRLTVTSTIEAIKSLAGNDIVDIRGEVRDESGEHVVTAWTKLVARGAEEA